In Alteribacter lacisalsi, a genomic segment contains:
- the aroA gene encoding 3-phosphoshikimate 1-carboxyvinyltransferase: MTIETITGAVNGLNGTLTIPGDKSISHRAVLFASIARGTSRIRGFLKGEDCLSTIRCMKQLGVHIEEEQDEITVEGKGLKGLSEPVEVLYAGNSGTTVRLLSGILAGMDFHSVLTGDASICRRPMSRVTGPLKQMGARIDGRDEGNLTPLSIRGGGLRGIHYSSPVASAQVKSAVLLAGLYARGQTNVTEPFVSRDHTERMLKAFGAEVNADPENRRVTVEGGAHLEGRNIQVPGDISSAAFFIAAALMTPGSDLVLKNVGMNPTRSGIIDVVRDMGGDLEISRLREENGEPVADLRVKYSKLHGTEIGGEMIPRLIDEIPVLSVLAAQAEGKTVIRDAAELKVKETNRIDTMVSQLVSLGADAKATEDGMVIHGGSVLSGGAVSSFHDHRVGMSLGLCGLVSKEPVTVRDAEACEVSYPGFFEELRRIKS, from the coding sequence ATGACAATCGAAACGATCACCGGGGCTGTGAACGGCCTTAACGGAACCCTCACGATTCCAGGGGACAAATCTATTTCCCACCGTGCCGTCCTTTTTGCATCGATTGCAAGAGGGACAAGCCGGATCCGCGGATTTTTAAAAGGCGAAGACTGCCTGAGCACGATTCGCTGCATGAAGCAGCTGGGCGTACATATCGAAGAGGAACAAGATGAGATTACCGTTGAAGGTAAAGGACTCAAAGGCCTTTCAGAGCCAGTGGAAGTCCTTTATGCCGGTAATTCGGGAACGACAGTCAGGCTGCTGAGCGGGATCCTCGCAGGAATGGACTTTCACTCTGTTCTGACCGGTGATGCGTCTATTTGCAGGCGCCCAATGTCCCGTGTGACAGGTCCATTAAAGCAGATGGGGGCTCGCATTGATGGGAGAGACGAAGGGAATCTCACGCCCCTTTCAATCAGAGGAGGCGGACTAAGGGGTATCCACTATTCATCACCTGTCGCCAGTGCACAGGTGAAATCGGCTGTTCTTCTTGCAGGTCTTTATGCCCGCGGGCAGACAAACGTAACAGAACCATTTGTGTCAAGAGATCACACAGAGCGCATGCTGAAGGCATTTGGGGCGGAAGTAAACGCTGACCCTGAAAACCGCCGTGTCACAGTTGAAGGCGGCGCCCATTTAGAAGGGCGTAACATTCAGGTGCCTGGAGATATCAGTTCCGCGGCATTCTTCATTGCTGCAGCATTAATGACACCAGGCAGTGATCTTGTATTAAAGAATGTCGGTATGAACCCGACGCGTTCCGGAATAATTGATGTTGTCCGGGATATGGGTGGCGATTTGGAAATCAGCCGTCTTCGCGAAGAGAACGGTGAACCGGTCGCTGATCTACGGGTAAAATATTCAAAGCTGCACGGGACCGAAATCGGAGGGGAAATGATTCCTCGCCTCATCGATGAGATCCCTGTTCTTTCAGTCCTTGCCGCTCAGGCTGAAGGGAAAACAGTGATTCGCGATGCAGCAGAACTGAAAGTCAAGGAAACGAACCGGATCGATACGATGGTCTCACAGCTCGTATCCCTCGGTGCAGATGCAAAGGCAACAGAGGACGGTATGGTTATTCATGGCGGATCTGTTCTGAGTGGAGGAGCCGTGTCCAGTTTTCATGATCACCGGGTCGGCATGAGTCTCGGACTGTGCGGTCTGGTATCAAAAGAGCCGGTCACTGTTCGTGACGCAGAAGCCTGTGAGGTTTCCTATCCAGGTTTCTTTGAGGAGCTTCGTAGGATAAAAAGCTGA
- a CDS encoding tetratricopeptide repeat protein: MNESLEQAIQLIENGKHEEGLQKVQDMYEGTDDETKRTIAELYFELGLVDRAAKAAEDLLFRYPDNGELFAFAAECYIDLGQEDEAMEMLTEVKQDDPVFVQARLLLADLYQNQGLDEVAEQKLLDAVKEAADEPLLQYALGEFYLSRGDYNRSIPYYKKALHASGLPEDDQVNPMLRLGEAYGATGQFEEALDSYQKGLAEKIDPDGLFGYGFTAMQTGDYELAAEQFERLKVLDPSYTTLYPYLSQAYRHMSQSQKALDVINEGISRDEFNETLYLEAARIQFAKGNGEEGRAFLQKVIAINPSNVEAVKELLVYYADADAYEEVVELVTFLEEYQETDPVFDRYNAKALYETDKPAEAAESYERALPSYEEDSAFLEEAAGAFLEAGKKDEAVGLLEKVCRINPDREDVADRIEALREY, translated from the coding sequence ATGAACGAATCACTCGAACAGGCCATTCAACTGATCGAAAACGGAAAGCACGAAGAGGGGCTGCAAAAAGTCCAGGACATGTATGAAGGGACAGATGACGAAACGAAACGGACCATTGCCGAGCTTTATTTTGAACTTGGGCTTGTGGACCGGGCGGCAAAAGCAGCAGAGGATCTTCTTTTCAGATATCCTGATAACGGAGAATTGTTCGCTTTTGCTGCAGAATGCTATATTGATCTCGGTCAGGAAGACGAAGCGATGGAAATGCTAACAGAAGTCAAACAGGACGATCCTGTATTCGTTCAGGCCCGTCTGCTGCTTGCTGATCTTTATCAGAATCAGGGACTCGATGAAGTGGCAGAACAGAAGCTGCTTGACGCAGTAAAAGAGGCGGCGGATGAACCGCTTCTTCAGTACGCACTCGGTGAGTTTTATCTCAGCCGAGGCGATTACAACCGGAGTATTCCCTATTACAAAAAAGCACTTCACGCAAGCGGGCTTCCTGAGGATGATCAGGTAAACCCGATGCTTCGACTCGGAGAAGCGTACGGGGCAACCGGCCAGTTCGAGGAAGCTCTTGATTCATACCAGAAAGGGCTTGCAGAAAAGATTGATCCTGACGGGTTATTCGGGTACGGTTTTACGGCCATGCAGACAGGTGATTATGAACTGGCAGCAGAGCAGTTTGAGCGGCTTAAAGTACTTGATCCCTCCTATACCACTCTATACCCATACCTTTCTCAGGCGTACCGGCATATGAGTCAAAGCCAGAAAGCACTTGATGTGATTAACGAGGGCATTTCACGTGATGAATTCAACGAAACGCTTTATCTGGAAGCAGCCCGTATTCAATTTGCAAAAGGCAACGGGGAAGAGGGGCGAGCGTTTCTTCAGAAGGTGATTGCCATCAACCCGTCAAATGTGGAGGCGGTAAAAGAACTGCTTGTGTATTATGCCGACGCCGATGCCTATGAAGAAGTGGTGGAACTGGTGACTTTTCTTGAAGAATATCAGGAAACCGATCCTGTCTTTGACCGATATAATGCGAAGGCCCTTTACGAAACAGACAAACCTGCTGAGGCAGCAGAATCCTACGAACGGGCGCTTCCCTCCTATGAGGAAGACAGTGCATTTCTTGAAGAGGCCGCCGGTGCGTTTTTGGAAGCCGGAAAGAAAGACGAGGCTGTCGGGCTTCTTGAAAAAGTCTGCCGAATCAATCCTGATAGAGAGGACGTAGCTGACAGAATCGAAGCGCTGAGAGAATACTAA